A region from the Aeromicrobium choanae genome encodes:
- a CDS encoding sugar ABC transporter substrate-binding protein, whose product MNIRRMALGATMAAVLMTAAACGNSDGDGDGDGGGGGDESYDIGIVQFSATDETAEKAINSYVDYADEQGWNTTKVDPQGSVDKAISAVNDFVQKGVDLIIVTVFPTDQITGGVRAATEAGIPIISFSGGSGEGVPLNADSGALVSTDVSKQLVDDMGGEGELLLLGYKSGLPCIGREEALNDALEGSDITVTRQEVAIPGQVESGTKFTQAWLAKNPEGSGNLAIWACFDDPALGAVSALRSADRNDVKVYGINGTPAAVTAVQSGAMRATAFIDVAGAGRELAERTPDVIEGGVDAEPEDIPIPTFVVTKESYDEFAKKYPDEVK is encoded by the coding sequence ATGAACATTCGACGCATGGCGCTCGGGGCGACGATGGCCGCGGTCCTGATGACCGCCGCCGCCTGTGGGAACTCAGATGGTGACGGTGACGGGGACGGCGGGGGCGGGGGAGACGAGTCCTACGACATCGGCATCGTCCAGTTCTCGGCCACCGACGAGACCGCCGAGAAGGCGATCAACTCCTACGTGGACTACGCCGACGAACAGGGCTGGAACACCACCAAGGTCGATCCGCAGGGCTCGGTGGACAAGGCGATCAGCGCGGTGAACGACTTCGTGCAGAAGGGCGTCGACCTGATCATCGTCACCGTCTTCCCGACCGACCAGATCACCGGCGGCGTGCGCGCGGCCACCGAGGCCGGCATCCCGATCATCTCGTTCAGCGGCGGCTCCGGCGAGGGCGTGCCGCTCAACGCCGACTCCGGCGCGCTGGTCTCGACCGACGTCTCGAAGCAGCTGGTCGACGACATGGGCGGCGAGGGCGAGCTGCTCCTGCTGGGCTACAAGAGCGGCCTGCCGTGCATCGGCCGCGAGGAGGCGCTGAACGACGCCCTCGAGGGCAGCGACATCACCGTCACCCGCCAGGAGGTGGCCATCCCCGGCCAGGTCGAGAGCGGCACGAAGTTCACGCAGGCGTGGCTGGCCAAGAACCCCGAGGGCAGCGGGAACCTCGCCATCTGGGCGTGCTTCGACGACCCGGCGCTCGGTGCGGTCAGCGCTCTGCGGTCGGCGGACCGGAACGACGTGAAGGTCTACGGCATCAACGGGACGCCGGCCGCCGTGACCGCGGTGCAGTCCGGCGCGATGCGCGCCACGGCGTTCATCGACGTCGCCGGGGCCGGCCGCGAGCTGGCCGAGCGCACGCCCGACGTCATCGAGGGCGGCGTCGACGCGGAGCCCGAGGACATCCCCATCCCCACCTTCGTGGTCACGAAGGAGTCCTACGACGAGTTCGCGAAGAAGTACCCGGACGAGGTGAAGTAG
- a CDS encoding AMP-binding protein, translating into MVNIASDVWAHAGSEPDRVAIRSPRTITFGQLRRTNEQVAGALRAAGLSPLDRVLFIAPSIPEFPEVYYGMHAAGVTVITMNTMSTEPEIGYVLDDSGATLVIAWHECAGHARAAAADRGLDFWQLDPGFSFDAEPLTEPHDHAPQDTALILYTSGTTGRPKGAELTAANLVDTVTSFQPVLSISPDDRFGTGLPLFHVYGQAVCMNTALATGASFSLVHPFDPRVMLDVMVADELTTMAGVPTMWNAMLHAEGDHTPEDFAALRLATSGGASLPVEVIRAFKDRFDCAILEGYGLTESTGAATFNDITREQRTGTVGPALPGSRIEVRDPDGNVLGPDQPGEVYVTGPTIMKGYWNRPDATAADLRDGWLKTGDIGTIDADGYLSIVDRVKDLIIRGGYNVYPREVEEVLYEHPDIVEVAVVGVPDDHYGEEIAAVTVLTEGSDATPESIRTWAKERLSAYKVPRLFAFVDALPKGATGKILKRAIDRDELRSVAAQGGRA; encoded by the coding sequence ATGGTCAACATCGCCTCAGACGTCTGGGCCCACGCCGGCTCCGAGCCCGATCGAGTCGCGATCCGCTCGCCGCGCACCATCACCTTCGGTCAGCTGCGCCGCACCAACGAGCAGGTCGCCGGAGCCCTGCGGGCCGCCGGACTCTCGCCGCTGGACCGGGTGCTGTTCATCGCGCCGAGCATCCCGGAGTTCCCCGAGGTCTACTACGGCATGCACGCCGCCGGCGTCACCGTCATCACGATGAACACGATGTCGACCGAGCCGGAGATCGGCTACGTGCTCGACGACTCGGGCGCCACGCTCGTCATCGCCTGGCACGAGTGCGCAGGCCACGCCCGGGCGGCGGCCGCCGACCGAGGCCTCGACTTCTGGCAGCTCGATCCCGGGTTCTCGTTCGATGCCGAGCCGCTCACCGAGCCGCACGACCACGCGCCGCAGGACACCGCCCTGATCCTCTACACGTCGGGCACCACGGGCCGGCCGAAGGGCGCCGAGCTCACCGCGGCGAACCTCGTCGACACCGTCACGTCGTTCCAGCCCGTCCTCAGCATCAGCCCCGACGACCGCTTCGGCACGGGCCTGCCCCTGTTCCACGTCTACGGCCAGGCCGTGTGCATGAACACGGCGCTCGCGACGGGCGCCTCGTTCTCCCTGGTCCACCCGTTCGACCCCCGGGTCATGCTCGACGTGATGGTGGCCGACGAGCTCACCACCATGGCCGGCGTGCCGACGATGTGGAACGCGATGCTGCACGCCGAGGGCGACCACACCCCCGAGGACTTCGCGGCGCTCCGGCTGGCCACGTCGGGCGGCGCCAGCCTCCCGGTCGAGGTGATCCGGGCGTTCAAGGACCGCTTCGACTGCGCGATCCTCGAGGGCTACGGCCTGACCGAGTCCACGGGCGCGGCCACGTTCAACGACATCACCCGCGAGCAGCGGACCGGGACGGTCGGGCCCGCGCTTCCCGGCTCCCGCATCGAGGTGCGCGACCCCGACGGGAACGTCCTGGGTCCCGACCAGCCCGGCGAGGTCTACGTCACCGGTCCCACGATCATGAAGGGCTACTGGAACCGGCCCGACGCCACGGCCGCGGACCTGCGTGACGGCTGGCTCAAGACCGGCGACATCGGCACGATCGACGCGGACGGCTACCTCAGCATCGTCGACCGCGTGAAGGACCTGATCATCCGCGGTGGCTACAACGTCTACCCGCGCGAGGTCGAGGAGGTCCTGTACGAGCACCCCGACATCGTCGAGGTCGCGGTCGTCGGCGTCCCGGACGACCACTACGGCGAGGAGATCGCCGCCGTCACGGTGCTGACCGAAGGCTCGGACGCGACGCCCGAGAGCATCCGCACCTGGGCCAAGGAGCGCCTGTCGGCCTACAAGGTGCCTCGTCTGTTCGCGTTCGTGGACGCCCTGCCGAAGGGCGCCACCGGGAAGATCCTCAAGCGGGCGATCGACCGGGACGAGCTGCGCTCCGTGGCCGCTCAGGGCGGCCGCGCATGA
- a CDS encoding SDR family oxidoreductase — protein sequence MNLEGSVAIVTGAGGGIGAALCRRFVEQGARVVATDLDEGRLKSEVEAIAADHPGTIEALAGDCSDVEHIRATIALAESAFGPVDLYAANAGVGLGENLDATPSDWQTSIDVNVMAHVRAAELLVPGWLERGSGHFLSTASAAGLLTQIGSATYSVTKHAAVAFAEWLSVTYGSRGIGVSCLCPMGVNTAMLNSGADSDSEAARQGAKAVTQAGLVLEALEVADIVVASLATDEFLILPHPDVLEFYRRKASDYDRWLRGMRRYQDSLA from the coding sequence ATGAACCTCGAGGGAAGCGTCGCGATCGTCACCGGCGCCGGAGGCGGGATCGGCGCGGCGCTGTGCCGCCGGTTCGTCGAGCAGGGTGCGCGCGTCGTCGCCACGGACCTCGACGAGGGGCGCCTGAAGAGCGAGGTCGAGGCCATCGCCGCGGACCACCCCGGCACGATCGAGGCGCTCGCCGGCGACTGCTCGGACGTCGAGCACATCCGCGCGACGATCGCCCTGGCGGAGTCGGCGTTCGGTCCGGTGGACCTCTACGCCGCGAACGCCGGCGTCGGGCTGGGGGAGAACCTCGACGCGACGCCGTCGGACTGGCAGACCTCGATCGACGTCAACGTCATGGCCCACGTGCGGGCCGCCGAGCTGCTCGTGCCGGGCTGGCTGGAGCGGGGCAGCGGTCACTTCCTGTCCACCGCCTCGGCCGCGGGCCTGCTCACGCAGATCGGCTCGGCCACCTACTCGGTCACGAAGCACGCGGCCGTCGCGTTCGCGGAGTGGCTGTCCGTGACCTACGGGTCGCGCGGCATCGGCGTCAGCTGCCTGTGCCCGATGGGCGTCAACACCGCGATGCTCAACAGCGGTGCGGACTCCGACAGCGAGGCGGCACGTCAGGGCGCCAAGGCGGTCACGCAGGCCGGGCTCGTCCTGGAGGCACTCGAGGTGGCGGACATCGTGGTCGCCTCGCTCGCCACCGACGAGTTCCTGATCCTGCCGCACCCCGACGTCCTCGAGTTCTACCGCCGCAAGGCATCGGACTACGACCGCTGGTTGCGTGGCATGCGCCGCTACCAGGACTCCCTGGCATGA
- a CDS encoding sugar ABC transporter substrate-binding protein, which yields MNFRRVALGTTLAFTLATAAACGGSSSGSDGGDDAFSVGIVRFAPSEVTTEAVINKYTEMAEDEGWEVTTANPDGAVDKAIGAMQDFVQKDVDMIIVSVIESKSLTAGLKSAEAAGIPVASIAGGGADGVTFDLVVSPGVEVPEAMVENMGGKGRVLALGYKPGLPCQLREDAFNETVEGTDITVDRQEVLIPGQLESGQKFATTWLAKNPKGSEPLAIWACFDDPAMGSIVAAKQSGRDDVKIYGYDGTPPALKALKDGQLAATAAPDTTGAAQMLFDATPDVIEGGPGAEPKTEEIPFPIITPETLDEYLAENPGADAS from the coding sequence ATGAATTTTCGACGCGTTGCACTCGGCACCACCCTGGCGTTCACCCTCGCGACAGCCGCCGCCTGTGGAGGCTCGTCCTCCGGCTCCGACGGTGGCGACGACGCCTTCTCGGTCGGCATCGTCCGCTTCGCACCCAGTGAGGTGACGACCGAAGCGGTGATCAACAAGTACACGGAGATGGCCGAGGACGAGGGCTGGGAGGTCACGACCGCCAACCCCGACGGGGCCGTCGACAAGGCCATCGGCGCGATGCAGGACTTCGTGCAGAAGGACGTCGACATGATCATCGTCTCGGTCATCGAGTCGAAGTCGCTCACGGCCGGACTGAAGTCGGCCGAGGCCGCCGGGATCCCCGTGGCCTCCATCGCCGGTGGCGGCGCCGACGGGGTCACCTTCGACCTCGTCGTCTCGCCGGGCGTCGAGGTCCCCGAGGCGATGGTCGAGAACATGGGCGGCAAGGGCCGCGTCCTGGCCCTCGGCTACAAGCCGGGCCTGCCGTGCCAGCTGCGTGAGGACGCCTTCAACGAGACCGTCGAGGGCACCGACATCACGGTCGATCGCCAGGAGGTCCTGATCCCGGGCCAGCTGGAGTCGGGCCAGAAGTTCGCCACGACGTGGCTCGCGAAGAACCCGAAGGGCTCCGAGCCGCTCGCCATCTGGGCGTGCTTCGACGACCCGGCGATGGGGTCCATCGTGGCCGCGAAGCAGTCGGGCCGTGACGACGTGAAGATCTACGGCTACGACGGCACGCCGCCCGCGCTGAAGGCGCTCAAGGACGGTCAGCTCGCGGCGACCGCCGCTCCGGACACCACCGGTGCTGCCCAGATGCTCTTCGACGCGACGCCGGACGTCATCGAGGGCGGCCCCGGTGCCGAGCCGAAGACCGAGGAGATCCCCTTCCCGATCATCACGCCGGAGACGCTGGACGAGTACCTGGCGGAGAACCCCGGCGCGGACGCGTCCTGA
- a CDS encoding sugar ABC transporter ATP-binding protein translates to MTIRPELDVPAQGDEEETMTGSTAGVGPDPAPVTSGLLQMRGISKSFGGSRALDGVSIEVRPGSVHALCGANGAGKSTLVKILAGLERADEGEILLDGARVEVANPRDAADLGLSFIHQELNLVPKFSVLRNMAMGSGHPGRFGILDLRRLRREAKAVQERLGFEIPLDIEVEQLSVSDRWMVSLGRSLMRDARFIAMDEPTASFTDEEASKLMAVIEELTSDGVGILYVSHRLDEVLQVSDTITVFRNGQKVATLDSAETDRQELTTQIVGREVEKLVSRLEAEADESVAETRPVRLGVRGLSRAPRVLGASFDVHEGEIVGIAGLVGAGRTELARLLIGADRATAGTMTLGGEPYAPKSPHDALRAGIALVPEERRSQGLVLTDTVENNLAMAEHGSAPSMRARFRPKSSRSTGQALMERFSVKARSIRDTAHHLSGGNQQKVVVGKYVRTNPGLLVLDEPTVGVDVGARAEIYRIITGLASEGTSVLVISSDFEELAICDRVLVMRAGQLVAEVPASEFDEDHLTALCFGSSESSGTTETEKPA, encoded by the coding sequence ATGACGATCCGTCCAGAGCTCGACGTGCCCGCGCAGGGCGACGAGGAGGAGACCATGACCGGTTCCACAGCAGGCGTCGGGCCAGACCCGGCACCCGTGACGTCCGGGTTGCTCCAGATGCGAGGCATCTCCAAGTCGTTCGGCGGAAGTCGGGCTCTGGACGGCGTCTCGATCGAGGTGAGACCCGGCTCGGTGCACGCACTGTGCGGCGCCAACGGCGCGGGGAAGTCGACCCTCGTGAAGATCCTGGCGGGCCTGGAGCGCGCCGACGAGGGCGAGATCCTCCTCGACGGCGCGCGCGTCGAGGTCGCCAACCCGCGTGACGCCGCCGACCTGGGCCTGAGCTTCATCCACCAGGAGCTGAACCTGGTGCCGAAGTTCTCGGTCCTGCGGAACATGGCGATGGGATCGGGCCACCCCGGCCGGTTCGGGATCCTGGACCTGCGCCGCCTGCGCCGCGAGGCGAAGGCGGTGCAGGAGCGGCTGGGCTTCGAGATCCCGCTCGACATCGAGGTCGAGCAGCTCTCCGTGTCCGACCGGTGGATGGTGTCGCTGGGGCGGTCGCTGATGCGCGACGCCCGGTTCATCGCGATGGACGAGCCCACCGCCTCGTTCACCGACGAGGAGGCCAGCAAGCTGATGGCGGTGATCGAGGAGCTGACCTCCGACGGGGTGGGCATCCTGTACGTCTCGCACCGCCTCGACGAGGTCCTGCAGGTGTCGGACACGATCACGGTGTTCCGCAACGGGCAGAAGGTCGCCACGCTGGACTCGGCCGAGACCGACCGCCAGGAGCTGACCACCCAGATCGTCGGCCGCGAGGTCGAGAAGCTGGTGTCGCGCCTGGAGGCCGAGGCCGACGAGAGCGTCGCCGAGACCCGTCCGGTGCGCCTGGGGGTGCGTGGCCTCAGCCGCGCCCCGCGGGTCCTCGGTGCCTCGTTCGACGTCCACGAGGGCGAGATCGTGGGCATCGCGGGCCTGGTCGGCGCCGGCCGCACCGAGCTGGCGCGGCTGCTGATCGGCGCCGATCGGGCGACCGCCGGCACCATGACGCTGGGTGGAGAGCCATACGCGCCCAAGTCGCCCCACGACGCCCTGCGGGCCGGCATCGCGCTGGTGCCGGAGGAGCGTCGCAGCCAGGGTCTGGTCCTGACCGACACGGTCGAGAACAACCTGGCGATGGCCGAGCACGGATCGGCGCCGAGCATGCGGGCGCGGTTCCGGCCGAAGTCGTCGCGGTCCACGGGGCAGGCCCTGATGGAGCGCTTCTCCGTCAAGGCCCGCTCCATCCGGGACACGGCCCACCACCTGAGCGGCGGCAACCAGCAGAAGGTCGTCGTCGGCAAGTACGTCCGGACCAATCCCGGACTGCTCGTCCTGGACGAGCCCACCGTCGGGGTGGACGTCGGCGCGCGCGCCGAGATCTACCGCATCATCACCGGACTGGCCTCGGAGGGGACTTCGGTCCTGGTCATCTCCAGCGACTTCGAGGAGCTCGCGATCTGCGACCGCGTCCTCGTGATGCGAGCGGGACAGCTGGTCGCCGAGGTGCCGGCCAGCGAGTTCGACGAGGACCACCTCACCGCCCTGTGCTTTGGAAGCTCCGAGAGCTCCGGCACCACCGAAACGGAGAAGCCCGCATGA
- a CDS encoding ABC transporter permease, with protein MTSLMENEPTSEAPKSNAHFFEWFGRYGALLVLAVLIIGTSILAPTTFPTVDNAINILNQSALSAIIAMGLTFVLVTGEFDLSIGNTASLAGVTACALMVNQNLSIPLALVAILVVGAIVGLINGFVVTFMNVSALVATLGVGTIVIGVNYMISDGAPIALGDPDAFLEITFGRFLGIPYPVFIMLVIAALLWWLLNRTVLGQSMQAVGGNRVAAELSGIRVDRVRVIAFVVCSMCAAVTGFLLASRTGSAAVSAGDTYLLSAFAASFFGSAVLRDGQFHILGTLVGVITVSVGFNSIALVGLETYWQYFFQGLLLILGVGVGTLARRRAAA; from the coding sequence ATGACCAGCCTGATGGAGAACGAACCGACCTCGGAAGCCCCGAAGTCAAACGCCCATTTCTTCGAGTGGTTCGGCCGGTACGGCGCGCTGCTCGTCCTCGCGGTGCTCATCATCGGCACGTCGATCCTGGCGCCGACCACCTTCCCGACCGTCGACAACGCGATCAACATCCTGAACCAGAGCGCCCTGTCGGCGATCATCGCGATGGGCCTGACGTTCGTCCTGGTGACGGGCGAGTTCGACCTCAGCATCGGCAACACGGCGAGCCTCGCCGGCGTGACCGCGTGCGCGCTGATGGTCAATCAGAACCTCTCGATCCCGCTCGCGCTGGTCGCCATCTTGGTGGTCGGCGCGATCGTGGGCCTGATCAACGGGTTCGTCGTCACGTTCATGAACGTCTCGGCCCTGGTGGCGACACTGGGCGTCGGGACGATCGTCATCGGCGTGAACTACATGATCTCCGACGGCGCCCCCATCGCCCTGGGTGATCCGGACGCGTTCCTGGAGATCACGTTCGGCCGATTCCTCGGCATCCCGTACCCCGTCTTCATCATGCTGGTCATCGCCGCGCTGCTGTGGTGGCTGCTGAACCGGACGGTCCTGGGGCAGTCCATGCAGGCCGTGGGTGGCAACCGCGTCGCCGCCGAGCTGTCGGGCATCCGGGTCGACCGCGTGCGCGTCATCGCGTTCGTCGTGTGCTCGATGTGCGCGGCGGTCACCGGCTTCCTGCTGGCCTCCCGCACGGGCAGCGCCGCGGTCTCGGCCGGAGACACGTACCTGCTCAGCGCGTTCGCCGCGTCCTTCTTCGGCTCCGCCGTGCTGCGGGACGGGCAGTTCCACATCCTGGGCACGCTCGTCGGCGTCATCACCGTCTCGGTCGGCTTCAACTCCATCGCCCTGGTGGGACTCGAGACCTACTGGCAGTACTTCTTCCAGGGCCTGCTGCTGATCCTGGGCGTCGGCGTGGGAACGCTCGCCCGACGGCGAGCCGCCGCCTAG
- a CDS encoding acyl-CoA dehydrogenase family protein, with protein sequence MNFELDAMTREYQDKLQAFMDEHVYPAEAVYHQQMAESGNPNFHPPVLEELKKTARSLGLWNLFHPHKNEEWGSPGLTNLQYAPLAEITGRSPYLAPEAINCNAPDTGNMEVLQLFGTAEHKEKYLKPLLAGEMASAFCMTEPAVASSDATNVELRMVPDGDEYVLNGRKWFASNALHANCKVLIVMGKTNLEAETHRQQSMMVVPIDTPGVTVVRGLPVFGYLDREGHAEILFEDVRVPKTALLAGEGDGFMISQARLGPGRIHHCMRSIGMAERALDLMIDRAQSRTTFGQPVADRSNIQDWIAEARIEIEATRLLVLKTAWLMDTVGNQKARVEIAAIKVKAPEIALKIIDRAIQVHGGGGVTDDFPLASFYAHQRTLRIADGPDEVHKRTLARVELRRRGSERGL encoded by the coding sequence ATGAACTTCGAACTCGACGCGATGACGCGTGAGTACCAGGACAAGCTGCAGGCCTTCATGGACGAGCACGTGTATCCGGCCGAGGCCGTGTACCACCAGCAGATGGCGGAGTCGGGCAACCCGAACTTCCACCCGCCGGTGCTGGAGGAGCTGAAGAAGACGGCGCGTTCGCTGGGTCTGTGGAACCTGTTCCACCCGCACAAGAACGAGGAGTGGGGGTCGCCGGGGCTGACGAACCTGCAGTACGCGCCGTTGGCGGAGATCACGGGTCGTAGCCCGTACCTGGCTCCGGAGGCGATCAACTGCAACGCTCCGGACACCGGGAACATGGAGGTGCTGCAGCTGTTCGGCACCGCCGAGCACAAGGAGAAGTACCTCAAGCCGCTGCTCGCCGGTGAGATGGCGTCGGCGTTCTGCATGACCGAGCCCGCGGTGGCGAGCTCGGACGCGACGAATGTCGAGCTGCGGATGGTTCCCGACGGCGACGAGTACGTGCTGAACGGTCGCAAGTGGTTCGCGTCGAACGCGTTGCACGCGAACTGCAAGGTCCTGATCGTGATGGGCAAGACGAACCTCGAGGCCGAGACGCACCGTCAGCAGTCGATGATGGTCGTCCCGATCGACACCCCCGGCGTCACCGTGGTGCGTGGTCTTCCGGTGTTCGGCTACCTGGACCGTGAGGGCCACGCGGAGATCCTGTTCGAGGACGTCCGGGTTCCCAAGACGGCGCTGCTGGCGGGCGAGGGCGATGGCTTCATGATCAGCCAGGCCCGTCTGGGTCCGGGCCGGATCCATCACTGCATGCGCTCGATCGGCATGGCCGAGCGGGCGCTGGACCTGATGATCGACCGGGCCCAGTCGCGGACCACGTTCGGTCAGCCGGTCGCGGACCGCTCGAACATCCAGGACTGGATCGCCGAGGCCCGCATCGAGATCGAGGCGACCCGTCTGCTGGTGCTCAAGACGGCGTGGCTGATGGACACCGTGGGCAACCAGAAGGCTCGGGTGGAGATCGCCGCGATCAAGGTCAAGGCGCCCGAGATCGCGCTGAAGATCATCGACCGCGCGATCCAGGTCCACGGCGGCGGTGGCGTCACCGACGACTTCCCGCTGGCCTCGTTCTACGCCCACCAGCGCACCCTGCGGATCGCCGACGGACCCGACGAGGTCCACAAGCGCACCCTCGCCCGCGTCGAGCTGCGCCGCCGCGGTTCGGAGCGTGGTCTCTGA
- a CDS encoding SDR family oxidoreductase encodes MDLGLAGRTAVVTGASRGIGLAIAHALHAEGANVVLTARKEGDAESAAREVGERALGIGAHVTDEEASRACLERTLERFGSIDVLVNNAGTNPAFGSLVEQQHSRFAKTLDVNLWGPTLWTQLAYEFWMGEHGGSVVHTASLGAFAVGPNLAVYHASKAALVHLTRHQAQELGPGIRVNAVAPGVVRTRLAEELWKEHEEAVAANTPLRRIGEPEDIGSAVAFLAGSTASWITGETLVIDGGQRFGSGK; translated from the coding sequence ATGGATCTCGGACTCGCCGGTCGTACCGCCGTGGTGACGGGCGCGTCGCGAGGCATCGGCCTCGCGATCGCCCACGCCCTGCACGCGGAGGGCGCGAACGTCGTCCTGACCGCACGCAAGGAGGGGGACGCCGAGTCGGCCGCCCGCGAGGTGGGTGAGCGCGCCCTCGGCATCGGGGCCCACGTCACCGACGAGGAGGCGTCCCGGGCCTGCCTCGAGCGCACGCTCGAGCGGTTCGGCAGCATCGACGTCCTCGTCAACAACGCCGGCACCAACCCCGCGTTCGGCTCCCTCGTCGAGCAGCAGCACTCGCGGTTCGCCAAGACGCTCGACGTGAACCTGTGGGGTCCGACGCTGTGGACCCAGCTGGCGTACGAGTTCTGGATGGGTGAGCACGGCGGCTCCGTGGTGCACACCGCGTCGCTCGGCGCGTTCGCCGTGGGCCCGAACCTCGCGGTCTACCACGCCTCGAAGGCGGCCCTGGTCCACCTGACTCGCCACCAGGCGCAGGAGCTGGGCCCGGGCATCAGGGTCAACGCGGTCGCCCCCGGCGTCGTGCGGACCCGCCTGGCCGAGGAGCTGTGGAAGGAGCACGAGGAGGCCGTCGCGGCGAACACGCCGCTGCGCCGGATCGGCGAGCCGGAGGACATCGGCTCGGCCGTCGCGTTCCTCGCGGGCTCCACCGCGAGCTGGATCACGGGCGAGACCCTCGTGATCGACGGCGGACAGCGCTTCGGGAGCGGTAAGTGA
- a CDS encoding phosphotransferase family protein, protein MTVALDLTALGGWMRGRGVDVGGTISATRVGRGQSNLTYRLEDEGGRTWIARRPPLGELLASAHDVVREHRILAALQETPVPVPALVGVCEDERVADVPVVVMEHVDGIVLDQMEIAESLTLDARRRLGLEIARTLAAIHAVDVDAVGLGDLASRSPYAERQLKRWSRQFEASRTVERPDLDALTALLHDHVPPPGDLSLVHGDFHIRNVIVDGEDGTVRTVLDWELSTLGDPMADIGSTLAYWPEAGEAPSGLFAASTLPGFPTRDELAQAYLDASGRDGGTLAFWHVLGIWKVAIISEGVYRRTLDNPANTAEGGAPTPERIQGVIDHAWHVAETTGLAGRLTTPRGRP, encoded by the coding sequence GTGACGGTCGCACTCGACCTGACAGCCCTCGGCGGCTGGATGCGTGGCCGCGGCGTCGACGTGGGCGGGACGATCTCCGCGACCCGCGTCGGCCGCGGCCAGTCCAACCTGACGTACCGCCTCGAGGACGAGGGGGGCCGGACGTGGATCGCGCGCCGGCCCCCGCTCGGCGAGCTGCTCGCGTCGGCGCACGACGTGGTGCGCGAGCACCGCATCCTCGCGGCGCTGCAGGAGACGCCCGTCCCCGTCCCCGCGCTCGTCGGCGTGTGCGAGGACGAGCGGGTCGCCGACGTGCCCGTCGTCGTGATGGAGCACGTCGACGGCATCGTGCTGGACCAGATGGAGATCGCCGAGTCGCTCACCCTCGACGCCCGCCGCCGGCTGGGGCTCGAGATCGCCCGCACCCTCGCGGCGATCCACGCGGTCGACGTCGACGCGGTCGGGCTCGGCGACCTCGCGTCGCGCTCGCCCTACGCCGAGCGCCAGCTCAAGCGCTGGTCCCGCCAGTTCGAGGCGAGCAGGACGGTCGAGCGCCCCGACCTCGACGCGCTGACGGCGCTCCTGCACGACCACGTCCCGCCGCCGGGCGACCTGTCCCTGGTGCACGGGGACTTCCACATCCGCAACGTGATCGTCGACGGCGAGGACGGCACGGTGCGCACCGTCCTGGACTGGGAGCTGTCGACCCTGGGCGACCCGATGGCTGACATCGGCAGCACCCTGGCCTACTGGCCCGAGGCCGGCGAGGCCCCCAGTGGGCTGTTCGCGGCCTCGACGCTGCCCGGCTTCCCCACTCGCGACGAGCTGGCGCAGGCCTACCTCGACGCCTCCGGGCGCGACGGCGGGACGCTCGCCTTCTGGCACGTCCTGGGCATCTGGAAGGTCGCGATCATCAGCGAGGGCGTCTACCGGCGCACCCTCGACAACCCGGCCAACACCGCCGAGGGCGGCGCGCCCACCCCCGAACGCATCCAGGGCGTCATCGACCACGCCTGGCACGTCGCCGAGACGACCGGACTCGCCGGTCGCCTCACCACCCCGAGAGGACGTCCATGA